GGACCCAGGGTGCCGCCGCCGGCGTGACCTACGCCGTAGCGCCGGCCCTGAACCTCTCGGCCAACTATACGCTGAACCTGCTGGACCGCTCCGACGTGACCAACGCTGAGTTTGAAACCTACTTCAACACTCCCAAGCACAAGTTCAACGTGGGTGCTACCGGTGTGGTGCTCAACCACCTCAGCTACGCGCTGAACTACCGCTGGGCGCAGGGTCACGAGTACGGTATGCCGTTCGCCGTGGGTCAGTTGGCTGATTACAGCTCCGTGGATGCGTATCTGGGCTACGGCCTACCCCGGTGGGGCGCGGTACTCCAGGCCGGGGCCTCCAACTTGTTCAATGCCAACAATACGCAGGTATACGGGGCGCCTAACATCGGCCGCCTGGCGTATGTAGGCTTACAGATTGACGTTAGGTAAAATACAATTCAGCTTACCTTAACGGAGCCTTCCCATAAAGGGAAGGCTCCGTTGTTTTGTTGGTATTCTGCAAGACGTACTACTTATGCGGCTACGTATTAGAAGGCTCGCCGGATTGCGTTTACGATAAATTTCTCGGCAGAAGCATTTCATTTTCTCAGGCAGAAGCCTAGATGCTGTTCTATTTTCATTTTGGTCCTATAACGGTACGCATTGATCCGTGTTTATACTTCATTCAGCGAAAAGCCCTATTTTCTACACTTGTTGCCATTAGGTTTGCCACTCTTTTTCGACACACCTATTCGCGCAACATGCAACAACTGTATCCACCCGTGCTGGCGGCGCTGCTGCTGCCTCAGCTGGTAGCAGCCCGCCCGGCAGCTTCAATCGAACCGCTTCCCAGTTCCTACCCTACTGCTACCAATCCTGAAACGCCCGATTTAAATATCAGCGGCCAGGTGCTGACCGATGAAGGACAGCCGCTGCCCGGCGCTACGGTATTCGTGAAGGGCAGCTTTATCGGGACCAGCACCAACCGGGAGGGCAAGTTTTCGCTGGGTACCTCCTTCGACAATGGCCCCGTCACGCTGGTGTTTTCGTACGTGGGCTACGAAACCCGGGAAATCAAGCTCGAAGCACCGGAGTCGATGCTGAACGTGGGCTTGTCGCCGAGCGCGGCCCTGCTCAACGAAACGGTGGTGTCGGCGTCGCGGGTGGAGGAGGCCGTGTTGCGGGCTCCCGTAACCATCGACAAGGTGTCGCAGCGCCAGCTGGAAACCGTCACCAACCCGGAGATTATCAACCGCCTGGGCTACCTGAAGGGCGTCGACGTGAATTCGGCCTCGCTGCTGTTCACCAGCGTGAGCACGCGCGGCTTCAACACGGCCAAGTCGGAGCGCCTGGTGCAGCTCATCGACTACGCCGACATGCAGCTGCCCTCGCTCAACTTCAGCCCCGGCAACCTGGTGGGCATTCCGGAGCTGGACATGGAAAGCGTTGAGATTATTCACGGCCCGGCCTCGGCCCTGTACGGCTCCAACGCCCTGAGCGGGGTGGTGTTGTTTAACTCTCGGGACGCCCACGTGTATGAGGGCCTGACGGCCCGCCTGCGCGGCGGCGAGCGGAACTACCTGGACGGGCAGCTGCGCTACGCCAAAAAGCTTACCGAGAAGTGGGCCTTTAAGGTGAATGGCAGCTACTTCCGGGCCCGCGACTGGGAGCCCAAGAACTACGATGCCGCTACCGGCTCGGCCAACCCGGCTGGCTCGTCGCTGGGCTACAACGCCGTGAACCGCTACGGCGACCTGGAGTACACCTTTACGCCCCAGCAGCAGCTGCCGGGCGGCACCAGCCCCGAGCTGTACGGGCGCACGGCTACCCTGCCGGGCTTCACGGAGGGCGAGTTGATTGCCGACGACAAGCACACCACTTCCTACCGCTTGCAAGGCAGCGTGTCGTACCTGATTAAGCAGGACCTGAAAGCCACCGTGGAAGCCAAGCGCGCGGCCGGCACCTCCACCTACCAGAACTTGTCGCGCATCCGGGCCAAAGGCGTGGGCATTAATCAGTACAAGGCTGAGCTGAAAAGCTCCCGCGGTTTTGTACGCCTGTACTCGACCGAAGACTTCAGCGGCGACTCCTACGACTTGGTCTACCTGGGCAGCTCCCTGCAAGCGTCGCCCACGGCCGAGGGCAGCCCAGTGAGCTACGCTGCCACCTATTTTGCTACCTACAACGCGGCCTACAAGCAGGCCCGTAATGCCGGCGCCAGCCCCGATCAGGCCCTGCAAGCCGCCCAGAACGCGGCCCGCGGCGCCCAGCTTTCGCCCTCCGACCCGCGCTTTACTACCCTGCGCCAGCAGCTCGTCAACAGCACGGACCTGACCCGCGGGGCCAAGGTGAATTTTAATTCGTTTCTGAACGACGCCAGCGCCCAGTACAGCTTCCGCCTGCCCACCGGCACCGACCTGGTGACGGGCGCCGCCTACCGCGAGTACCGCCTGGGCTCCGACGGCCTGCTGTTCTCGGACACGCCGGGCAAGCGCCTGCGCAACTACGAGTACGGCGCCTACGCCCAGCTGACGCACTCCCTGCTCGACAACCGGCTGAGGCTGTCGGCCGCCGGCCGGGTTGATGAGTTCAAGAACTTCAAGCCGGCTTTCTCGCCGCGGGTGTCGGCAGTGGCTACCGTGGGGGCGGAGAAGCAGCACAACTTCCGCATCAGCTACGCCAGCGCCTTCCGCAGCCCGTCGCAGATAGAGCAGTATTCGCAGGTGGAGGGCCTGATTCGGTTGCAGGGCAACCTGGGCAACGGCTACCAGGGCTATACCCTTGTGAATGCCGCCGGGCAGCGCCTGGGCACGCCGGGGGCTCCGCTCAGTTCGTTTGAGTTTAGCGTAGGCCGCCTGGACCTGGAGCGGGCCAATACCTACGAAGTAGGCTACAAAGGCGCTCTGCTCCCGCGCCTGTACCTGGACGTGAACTACTTCAACAGCCGCTATCAGGACTTTATTGGTGGGCAGGCCTTTATCGGCAACATCGACGGCACGCGCCCCACGCTCCAGCAGTTGGCGGCCGGCCAGGCCAACAACTTCCAGGCGGGCCAGTCTACGCGCTTGCTGTATGCGTTCTACAACAACAACCAGACGGTACGCACCCAGGGCGCCGCGGCGGGCCTCACGTACTACGCTCTGAAGAGCCTGAACCTCTCGGCCAACTACTCGCTGAACGTGCTGAACCGCAGCGGCCTGCCGGAGGACTTCCAAACCTTCTTCAACACGCCCAAGCACAAGTATAACGTGGGTGCCGAAGGGCAGATTGGGCAACGTCTGCGCTACAACCTGAACTACCGCTGGGTGCAGGGCCACTTACAGGAAACGTATTTTGCCACCGGCCGCATTGCCGACTACAGCTCCCTGGACGGCTACGTAGGCTACACCCTGCCCAAGCTGAATACCACTTTCCAAGCCGGCGCCACCAACCTGCTGAACAGCAACAACGTGCAGGTGTACGGTGGACCTCAAATCGGCCGCCTGGCGTATGTGGGACTGCTGGTGAACGTGAAGTAAGGCAGCCCAGTACGTAACGCGAAGTTGCCCTTGGCCGGGAGCCAGCACGAAATCGTCGGGTAAGAGGACGAGGACGTGCTGGCGCCCGGCCAAGGGCAACTTCGCGTTACGGGCTACTGAAGCGTGGGCGGGGCCCGCAATGCCGCTATCTCACAATCTGACGAAAAGTAAGATTGAGGCGGGGGCCGACGGGGCGGGCGGTTTTGGGCAGGGCGTGTAGCCAGTGCTGCTGGGTGGGCCCGCGCATAACCAGCAAACTGCCAGCCGTCAGCTCCAGACTGAGGGGTGCGTGCTGAACGAGCTGCGGATGGCGGGGCTTGAGGCGAAACGTGCGCGTGGCGCCCAGCGTGAGCGAGGCAATAACGGGCTCGGGGCCTAGCTCGGGCTCATCGTCGGCGTGCCAGCCCATGCTGTCCTGGCCGGAGCGGTAGAGGTTGAGCAGCACGCTGTTGAAGCGGGTGTTGGTGGCGGCTTCCAGGCGCTGGCGGAGCTGGTGCAGCTCGGGCAGCCACGGCCGAGGCTCCAGGTGCAGACCGGAGTAGCGGTAGGTGGCGCCGGCGTCGCCGTACCAGGCGGTGAGGCGGGGCTGCATCACCTCCCGGCCAAACAGCCGGATAGGCTCCTGCCGCCAAGCCACGGCAGCCGTAAGCGTGGTAAGTAGCTGCGCGGCTGCCGGGGCCGGCACAAACTGCTGGTCCAGCAGCAACTCGGCCTGGGGAAGTGGCACAGCAGTGAAAGGCATACCAAAGGCCGCCGGCTACTGCGTCGGTAGGTTCAGCTCCGCCAGGCGCTGCATCAAAAACGAGCCCAGCAGCATATAAGCGCCGAAGCGCAGCACCGTACAAATCAGGAACGGAATCAGCCAGCCGCGGCTCTGGTAGCGCACCACCCCCACGTAGCGGGGCCAAAACCACAGATTGTACGCCATGATGGCCGGCAGCTCGGCAAACAAGAGCAGCACCATCATACCCGCCCGCAGCAGCGGCCCCACAAACAAGGCCAGCACCACCAGGTAAGCCACAATAAACAGCACCAGCCGCCCGATGGCCCCATTGCGGCCCAAGGTGCGGAAATTGATGGCCAGCAAGGCGCCCCCAGCCAGCATGGAAAAGAAAACGGAGAAGATGGTGATTGTGACCGGCGAATAGAGCACGGGGCCAGCGTCGGCGGCTTCGTCGTCGGAAGCAGCAGTAGCGGCCTGGCGCTGGGCTTCGGCGGCCTGCTGGGCTTGCACCACGGGCAGCAGCTCGGCCCGCACGGCTGCGGCATCAAGGCCTGCTGGCAGCGGCAGGGCTCGGCGCTCCGCTTCGTCGAGGGCGGCTAGTACGGCCTCCTCGCGGTACTCGGCGCGGTTGCGCAGGTATTGCAGCAGCTCGGCGTCGGTTTTGCGGCTCATCTTCGCCGCGTAGTCTTCGGCCATCATATTCAAAACAAACAAATCAGGAAAGGCAAGCTGCCGGAGCAGCTCTTTTACGCATATAAACTATAAGCGGCGGAAAAAGCTTTCCGCAAGTTTGGTTTTAGGATATTGGTGGAGAATGATTTACGGGTTAGTGTCAAACGGCAGAGGCAACGCACCCAGCATCTTGCCTAAAGACCGTCTTGCTTCATCTGGCGTCGACTTGTCGAACCGAAGGTCGTTGCAGGCAAGCATCCCGCGTACTGACGATAGAGGCTAACCGTCATGCTGAGCTTGCCGAAGCATCTCTCCCGCAGTGGTAATCAACTAGGATTGGCAACGAAGCGGGAGAGATGCTTCGACTCCGCTGCGCTGCGCTCAGCATGACCTAAACCGTGTTTTGCTAAATTTCCCAACACGCTCTAACTGGTTGACAAGTTCTATACGTGCGTCACCTTTTTCTCTTTTTCAGTTGCCGGGCGGCTGGTAGCCCAGTTGCGCAGCACTTCCCCCGCCCGAAACACTTCCTCGAAGGTGTTGTAAAGCGGCACCGGCGCCAGCCGGATGACGTTGGGCTCGCGCCAGTCGCCGATGATGCCGGCCGCCATCAGGTGCTCGAACAGGTTGCGTCCGCCCTGGTGCACCAGCAACGAGAGCTGGCAGCCGCGCTGGGCCGGGTCCTGGGGCGTGATGATTTCGAGCCGGGAAGCCGGCAGCCCCAGGCCCCGGATCAGAAACTCCAGGTAGCCGGTCAGCAGCTCGCTTTTACGGCGCAGGGCCGCCATGCCGCCGGCGGCTTCGTGCACGGCCAGGGCGGCCTCGTGTACGGCCAGGGTCAGGATGGCGGCATTGGCCAGCTGCCAGCCCGCGGCCCCGCGCATGGGCCGGAAGCCCTTCTTCATCTGAAACCGCTGCTCTTCGTCGTAGCCCCACCAGCCGGCCAGGCGCAGCAGCTCAGGCTGGTCGGCAAACCGCTCGTGCACGAAGGCCCCGGCCACGCCGCCCGGCCCCGAGTTCAGGTACTTGTAGGAGCACCAGCAGGCAAAGTCCACGTCCCAGTCGTGCAGGTGCAGGGGGATGTTGCCGGCAGCGTGGGCCAGGTCGAAGCCCACCCGCGCGCCCACCGCGTGGCTGGCCTGCGTAATAGCGGCCATGTCGTACACCTGCCCGGTGTAGTAGTTGATGCCGCCCATGAGCACGGTGCACAGCGAGCTGCCCAGCTCCTCGATTTTGACCAGAATGTCTTCGGTGCGCAGGGTATGCTCGCCGGGCCGGGGCGTCAGCTCCACGATGGCGTCGTCGGGGGAAAGGCCGCGCAGGCGCACCTGGCTTTCCAGGGCATACTGGTCGGAAGGGAAGGCGCCGCCTTCCATGAGCACCTTGTAGCGGGTGGGCGTGGGCTGGTAGAAGGAAATCAGCAGCAGGTGCAGGTTGGTGGTCAGGTTGTTCATCACCACCACTTCCACGGGCCGGGCGCCCACGAGGCGGGCCGCGGCGTCCTGCACGCGCTTATGGAAGTGCAGCCAGGGCGTGTCGCCCCGGAAGTGGCCCTCCACGGCCAGCTCCTGCCAGTTCCGGAACTGCTGCTCGGCAGCGGCGCGGGCCGTGCGCGGCTGCAAGCCCAGGGAGTTGCCGCAGAAGTAGATGCACTCGGCGTCCCCGTTGGGCGCGGGCGGAATATGAAACTGCTGGCGAAAGCTGCGCAGCGGGTCCTGCGCATCAAGCTGGCGGGCAAAGTCGAGGGTGGGCTGGTAGGCAGTCATACCAAGCAAAGATAGGCACCGCTCAGCGGGCTTGCGGCATATGATTTGGGGCCTCACCCGCTGGCTCCGCCGCACACCGGATGCCCGGCCGGCAAGCCCAGCCAGTCCAGGGCGTTCTGGCCAAGCATCCGGGCTTTCACATCGTCGGGGTAGGGCATGGAGCGGATGAGGCGGCCAGGCTCCGTTTCGCCCAGCGGAAACGGGTAGTCAGTGCCGAGGGTGATTTTGTCAGCGCCCAGGGTCTGCACCAAGTAGTCGAGCAGGCGCGGGTCGTGCACCAGCGAATCCACCCAAAACCGGCCCAGGTACTCGCGTGGGTGCACGGGGTTGTCGACGGCGCACAGGTCGGGGCGCACCTCGAAGCCGTGCCCGATGCGGCCAATGGTGCTGGCAAACGTGCCGCCGCCGTGGGCCACGGCCACGCGCAGCCGCGGCAGCCGCTCCAGCACGCCCCCGAAGATGAGGGAGCACAACGCCAGGGTGCTTTCGGCGGGCATACCCACCAGCCAGGGCAGCCAGTACTTGGGCATTTTCTGCTGGGCCATCATGTCCCAGGGATGAATGAACACGCAGGCGCCCAGCGCCTCGGCCGCCTGAAACACCGGAAACAGCTCGGGCGCATCGAGATTCCAGTCGTTGACGTGGGAGCCAATCTGCACACCGGCCAGGCCCAGCTCCTGCACGCACCGCTCCAGCTCCCACACGGCCAGGTCGGGGGCTTGCAGGGGCAGAGTGCCCAGGCCCACGAAGCGGGTGGGGTAGCGGCGCACCACATCGGCAATATGGTCGTTGAGCAGGCGGCTCAGGTCCAGGGTATCATGGGGCTTGGCCCAGTAGCTGAACATGACCGGCACCGTGCTGAGCACCTGCACCGGCGCCCCAAACGGCGCCATTTCGCGCAGGCGCACCTCCGGGTCCCAGCAGTTGTCCTGGATTTCGCGGAAAAACCGGTCGTCCTGTAGCATGCGGGCGCAGCAGGGCCGGTGGTGCTCCAGCCGAATGAAGCCCCCGTAGCCGTACCGCTCCCGCAAATCAGGCCACCGCTCGGGCAGGATGTGGGTGTGGATATCAATTTGCAGCACGGAATCGGTGGTCAGCTTGGTAGTGAAATACCGTCTGAGCTTACAGCTTAGCTGGCGCTTCCATGTAGGTGCCGCAGTTGCGGCAGGTCCGCAGCTCGTCGGAGGCCCAGAAGCGGTTCATGATGGGCGGCAGCTGGGCCACGATGTCGGTGATTTCGGCAAACTCTTCGTGGAGCTTGTGGCCGCAGTTTTCGCAGTACCACTGAAAGCCGTCCAGCTCGCCGGGGGTGCGGTACCGCTCCAGCACCAGGCCCACCGAGCCGGCCGGGCGGCGCGGGGAGTGGGGCACGCCGGGCGGCAGCAGAAACATGCTGCCGGCCTTGATTTCAATGTCCACGGGCCGGCCGTCTTCGATGATTTTCACCACGATGTCACCTTCCAGCTGTAGGAATAGCTCCTCGCCTTCGTCTACGTGGTAGTCTTTGCGGGCGTTAGGGCCGCCCACTACCATCACGATAAAGTCTTTATTGTCTTTGAACACCTGCTGGTTGCCCACCGGGGGCTTCAGCAAATGACGGTGTTCATCTATCCACTGCTGAAAGTTGAAAGGACGAGCGACAGGCATGGGGGTGAATGTGAGGAATGTGGGAAATATGAGAAACGTGCAGGAATGTTAAACGAGGGTAGATGTAGTCAATACGGACATCCGGGTTATACGCAAAGAGGCGACACCATAGCAGCAAGGTAAACAGCCGAGTATATTTCTAATAATTGCATGTTGCGCGGACTGGTACTGCCATTATCTGCTTCAGCCCAGCCCGCCGACAATTACGATTCCTCACACTCCCCTCATTCCTCACATTTCCCACATTCACTCACCCTATGGATTTTCTTTCCCAGCGTGCCCTGGTGGGCGGCAGTACGCAAGGCATTGGGCGGGCCGTAGCCGAGGAGCTGGCCCGGCGCGGCGCTACGGTGACGCTGCTGGCCCGCGACGAGGAGCGCCTACGCGCCACGGCTGCCGCCCTGCCCACGCCGGCCGGCCAAGAGCACCGCTTCCTGGTGGCCAATTTTACGCAGCCCGACACACTCCGCCAGCGCCTGCACGAGCACCTCGCGCGCCACCCCGAAGGCTTCGACATTCTGGTAAACAACACCGGCGGCCCGGCTGGTGGGCCTATTCTGGATGCGCCGGCGGAGGCATTTCGGGCGGCGTTTGAGCAGCACCTCATCTGCAACCATCTACTGATGCAGGCCGTGGTGCCGGCCATGCGCCGCCAGGAGTACGGGCGCATTATCAACATTATCAGCACCTCGGTGAAGCAGCCGCTGCCGGGCCTGGGCGTATCCAACACCATTCGGGGGGCGGTGGCCAGCTGGGCCAAGACGCTGGCCAACGAGCTGGGGCCGCTGGGTATTACGGTCAACAACGTGCTGCCCGGCGCCACCGTCACCCAGCGCCACACGTCTCTGATAGCCGCTAAAGCCGCCCAAACCGGCCAGGATGTGCCTGCTATTGAGGCCGCCATGCTGCGTCTGATTCCGGCCGGGCGCTTCGGGCAGGCCCAGGAAGTAGCGGCGGCGGTGGCGTTTCTGGCTTCGGGGGCGGCTTCCTACATCAACGGCATCAACGTGCCCGTGGACGGGGGCCGCACCAGCAGCTTGTAAGGTGGCGGGCTACCAGGGTGCCGGCAGGGTGCGGGGCTGATACACCACGAAATTGGGCGTAGCATAAACGAGCCGAAACGTGCGCAGCAAGTCCGGGTGCGCCGGCCCGAAAACCCGCATGTTGCGCTGGCTCAGGATCAGATAGTGCAGTTTTTTTTGCTGCATCCGGTTAAGCAGCTCCGTTTCAGTCACCGTCGCCAGGTCCGACTTCCAGGTGATGCCGCGCCGGTTGAGGTACACCAATGCCAGGTTGGGCGCATCTTCGCCGAGCACCAGCACCTGCGCCCGCGCCGGCACGCGGGCACGAGCCAGGGCCGCATCGGCATTCACCATCCAGTGGTAGGAATAGTAGTTGCTGAAGTTGCCGTACGGCTCCTGCATCCGCTGGGTGTGGCGGTGCCAGCCAATAGCCAGCAGCACCACCACACCCACGCCGGCTGCCACTCCGCTCCACTGCCATTGCTGCCGGTCCGCTACGTATGCCGCACCGGCCACCACCAGTGTGAGTAGCGGCGCGTACGGGGCCAGCGCATAGTAGTCGTGGTCGATGAACTGCTTACCCATGAGCGCAAAAAACGCCAGCCCACCCACTACTACCGTCATGGCTGCGCCCACCAGCGGGTGATACCGGCGCCAGCCGCCGCGGCGGCTTTTCCAAGCCAGCAACCCTACGGCTGCACCCAGCACCAGGCTGGCTGGCAGACTGAAATATTCGGGCCACCATACCTGCTGAATGCGCGCCCAAATAAAAGCGGCTGTTGCAGGCGAGTCGATGGGGCGGGGCGCGGCCAGAAACAGCGTGGAATTATAGGCGGCGTTCAGGTAACGCGTGTACAGCAGATAGCCGATGATGCAGGCGCCACTACCCAGCGCGCTGGCAGCCAGCGCCAGCCAGTGCCGTGCGCCGTAGCGGAGACGATGCTGTAGCAGGTACAGGCCCAGGCCCACCACAGCGCCGCCCAAGTAGAGCCCGGCCGACAGCTTCACCAGCGTCGCCACCGTGAGTACCAGAATCCCGAGAATCATACCCCGCACACCCGCCGGCTGAGCGCGCACGGCCCGCACTAGCACGTAGATGCCCACCAAGACCAGCGACGCCCCGGCAGCATCGGGCAGGTAGTTACCGGAGTAATACACGAAGGCCGGCGACGACAGCAAAAAAGCTGCGGGCAGTAAAGACAGCGCAAACTTGCCGGTGAGGTCGTATACCAGCCGAAACGCGCAGTAGCAGCCCGCAGCGGCGGTAGCCAGGGTGAGCAGCCGGAAGGCCGGGCTGATACCTTCGCGCCCGAACACGATTCCCAGCAACGAAGCCAGGTAGGAG
This region of Hymenobacter sp. YIM 151500-1 genomic DNA includes:
- a CDS encoding TonB-dependent receptor, with translation MQQLYPPVLAALLLPQLVAARPAASIEPLPSSYPTATNPETPDLNISGQVLTDEGQPLPGATVFVKGSFIGTSTNREGKFSLGTSFDNGPVTLVFSYVGYETREIKLEAPESMLNVGLSPSAALLNETVVSASRVEEAVLRAPVTIDKVSQRQLETVTNPEIINRLGYLKGVDVNSASLLFTSVSTRGFNTAKSERLVQLIDYADMQLPSLNFSPGNLVGIPELDMESVEIIHGPASALYGSNALSGVVLFNSRDAHVYEGLTARLRGGERNYLDGQLRYAKKLTEKWAFKVNGSYFRARDWEPKNYDAATGSANPAGSSLGYNAVNRYGDLEYTFTPQQQLPGGTSPELYGRTATLPGFTEGELIADDKHTTSYRLQGSVSYLIKQDLKATVEAKRAAGTSTYQNLSRIRAKGVGINQYKAELKSSRGFVRLYSTEDFSGDSYDLVYLGSSLQASPTAEGSPVSYAATYFATYNAAYKQARNAGASPDQALQAAQNAARGAQLSPSDPRFTTLRQQLVNSTDLTRGAKVNFNSFLNDASAQYSFRLPTGTDLVTGAAYREYRLGSDGLLFSDTPGKRLRNYEYGAYAQLTHSLLDNRLRLSAAGRVDEFKNFKPAFSPRVSAVATVGAEKQHNFRISYASAFRSPSQIEQYSQVEGLIRLQGNLGNGYQGYTLVNAAGQRLGTPGAPLSSFEFSVGRLDLERANTYEVGYKGALLPRLYLDVNYFNSRYQDFIGGQAFIGNIDGTRPTLQQLAAGQANNFQAGQSTRLLYAFYNNNQTVRTQGAAAGLTYYALKSLNLSANYSLNVLNRSGLPEDFQTFFNTPKHKYNVGAEGQIGQRLRYNLNYRWVQGHLQETYFATGRIADYSSLDGYVGYTLPKLNTTFQAGATNLLNSNNVQVYGGPQIGRLAYVGLLVNVK
- a CDS encoding alpha-ketoglutarate-dependent dioxygenase AlkB family protein, yielding MPFTAVPLPQAELLLDQQFVPAPAAAQLLTTLTAAVAWRQEPIRLFGREVMQPRLTAWYGDAGATYRYSGLHLEPRPWLPELHQLRQRLEAATNTRFNSVLLNLYRSGQDSMGWHADDEPELGPEPVIASLTLGATRTFRLKPRHPQLVQHAPLSLELTAGSLLVMRGPTQQHWLHALPKTARPVGPRLNLTFRQIVR
- the kynU gene encoding kynureninase; the encoded protein is MTAYQPTLDFARQLDAQDPLRSFRQQFHIPPAPNGDAECIYFCGNSLGLQPRTARAAAEQQFRNWQELAVEGHFRGDTPWLHFHKRVQDAAARLVGARPVEVVVMNNLTTNLHLLLISFYQPTPTRYKVLMEGGAFPSDQYALESQVRLRGLSPDDAIVELTPRPGEHTLRTEDILVKIEELGSSLCTVLMGGINYYTGQVYDMAAITQASHAVGARVGFDLAHAAGNIPLHLHDWDVDFACWCSYKYLNSGPGGVAGAFVHERFADQPELLRLAGWWGYDEEQRFQMKKGFRPMRGAAGWQLANAAILTLAVHEAALAVHEAAGGMAALRRKSELLTGYLEFLIRGLGLPASRLEIITPQDPAQRGCQLSLLVHQGGRNLFEHLMAAGIIGDWREPNVIRLAPVPLYNTFEEVFRAGEVLRNWATSRPATEKEKKVTHV
- a CDS encoding amidohydrolase family protein; this encodes MLQIDIHTHILPERWPDLRERYGYGGFIRLEHHRPCCARMLQDDRFFREIQDNCWDPEVRLREMAPFGAPVQVLSTVPVMFSYWAKPHDTLDLSRLLNDHIADVVRRYPTRFVGLGTLPLQAPDLAVWELERCVQELGLAGVQIGSHVNDWNLDAPELFPVFQAAEALGACVFIHPWDMMAQQKMPKYWLPWLVGMPAESTLALCSLIFGGVLERLPRLRVAVAHGGGTFASTIGRIGHGFEVRPDLCAVDNPVHPREYLGRFWVDSLVHDPRLLDYLVQTLGADKITLGTDYPFPLGETEPGRLIRSMPYPDDVKARMLGQNALDWLGLPAGHPVCGGASG
- a CDS encoding 3-hydroxyanthranilate 3,4-dioxygenase, which gives rise to MPVARPFNFQQWIDEHRHLLKPPVGNQQVFKDNKDFIVMVVGGPNARKDYHVDEGEELFLQLEGDIVVKIIEDGRPVDIEIKAGSMFLLPPGVPHSPRRPAGSVGLVLERYRTPGELDGFQWYCENCGHKLHEEFAEITDIVAQLPPIMNRFWASDELRTCRNCGTYMEAPAKL
- a CDS encoding SDR family oxidoreductase; the protein is MDFLSQRALVGGSTQGIGRAVAEELARRGATVTLLARDEERLRATAAALPTPAGQEHRFLVANFTQPDTLRQRLHEHLARHPEGFDILVNNTGGPAGGPILDAPAEAFRAAFEQHLICNHLLMQAVVPAMRRQEYGRIINIISTSVKQPLPGLGVSNTIRGAVASWAKTLANELGPLGITVNNVLPGATVTQRHTSLIAAKAAQTGQDVPAIEAAMLRLIPAGRFGQAQEVAAAVAFLASGAASYINGINVPVDGGRTSSL
- a CDS encoding glycosyltransferase family protein, with protein sequence MAVDSTAATVTRGSRVAALLLAGAALLFYVPYLGWLPRGIHEWAQADRLALALSFYDFGFDLWHPRTFSVQSADGVTGVEFPLYSYLASLLGIVFGREGISPAFRLLTLATAAAGCYCAFRLVYDLTGKFALSLLPAAFLLSSPAFVYYSGNYLPDAAGASLVLVGIYVLVRAVRAQPAGVRGMILGILVLTVATLVKLSAGLYLGGAVVGLGLYLLQHRLRYGARHWLALAASALGSGACIIGYLLYTRYLNAAYNSTLFLAAPRPIDSPATAAFIWARIQQVWWPEYFSLPASLVLGAAVGLLAWKSRRGGWRRYHPLVGAAMTVVVGGLAFFALMGKQFIDHDYYALAPYAPLLTLVVAGAAYVADRQQWQWSGVAAGVGVVVLLAIGWHRHTQRMQEPYGNFSNYYSYHWMVNADAALARARVPARAQVLVLGEDAPNLALVYLNRRGITWKSDLATVTETELLNRMQQKKLHYLILSQRNMRVFGPAHPDLLRTFRLVYATPNFVVYQPRTLPAPW